CACGTAATTGCCGGGGGTATACGACGCATAGTCACCGGCCTCGATCTGGTATTTCTCCCAGCGATACTCAAAGCCGAACGCGGTTTGCAGCGGGTGGCTCAGGCCTATATCGAAGGTGCGGCTGAGGTCCAGGTTGTTGGTCCACTGGTCGAAGATCTGCGAGGCCAGGTTAAAGGATGTGGGGCTTGTCGGCCCCAGCGACGGGTTGAGGGTGTTGTTGGCATTGAGGGTGGAATCGTCTTCGCCCCAGGTGGAGCTGATGTCGTAATCCCAGCCGCCGACAAGTCCCTTGAAGCCGCCGGCCACCTGGAAATCCTTGGTGCGGTTGCGCCGCTGGGCGTGGATGCCGTCGGGGTAGGGCGTGTTCGGGTCGCCGGCCAGCGAGGTGATTTCGTTGGGGCGGTAGTTGCCGGTGACCTTGGTGGTTTCCATATAGCTGGCGGTGGAGAACGAGTAGAACTTGAGGTCGTCCTGCAGCGGCAATTCGAGGTTGTAGCTGGCGTTGGTGACCTTTTCGCGGCCCAGGCCGTAGCTGGGGTTCCAGCCGTGGCGGCTGACGCTCTGGTCACGGCTGTCGGGCGCGGCGGCGGTGCCGTAGAGGCGGCCGGTGGCGCTGCCGGTGCGGTTGAAAGGCTCCTGCTCCTTGCTGTCCAGCGCCAGGTTGGCGAAGCCGTCGTTGGGCAGGGCCAGGCCGTAGTTGACGGTTTGGTGCACGGTGTCGCCGTCGCCCGCGCCGTAGCGACCGAACGAGGTTTCGGCGCTGCCGCCGCTGTCGTTTTCCTTGAGGATGATATTGATCACCCCGGCAATCGCATCCGAACCGTATTGCGCGGAGGCGCCGTCGCGCAGCACTTCGATATGATCGATGGCCGACACCGGGATCAGGTCCAGGTTGACCGGCACCGCCGCCGTGCCGATGCGCGCCAGGTTGTTGATCAGCGCGGTGTTGTGGCGGCGTTTGCCGTTGACCAGCACCAGCACCTGGTCCCCGGATAGCCCGCGCATGGTCACCCCGCGCACCGACCACGAGGTGCCGCCGCCGTTGATTGCCGGCAGGTTGAACGACGGCAGCAGACGCGCCAGCAGTTCCTTGAGGCCGACCTTGCCGCTGGCCTGCAGTTGTTCGGCACTGATCACATCGATCGGCGAGGGGCTGTCGGCGATGGTGCGGGCCTGGTTGCCACGGTTGCCGGTAACGACCACGGTGCCGAGGGTTTTGTCGGGGGCTTCGGCGTGGGCCGGCAGGCTGACGGCAAGCAAGCTCAACGCGGCTGCGCAGTATTGAAAGCGAATTGGGGGCATGGAGCAGATTCCTGAAGACGATAGAACGCCGCCGACCCCCTGTGGGAGCGGGCTTGCTCGCGAATACGGTGTGTCAGCTACACATGGGCAGGCTGAACCACCGCTTTCGCGAGCAAGCCCGCTCCCACATTGGATCTGTGTTGGGCTTTGAAAAAATGATCAGGCCGCGTTGGCAGCCCTTACCCGATGCGGAATATCGTCATAGGCAATCAGCACCCGTTCCATACGGCGCGGGTAGTCGCCGTAGTTGTAGACCGGGTAGTGCAGGGTGGAGCGGTTGTCCCAGAACGCCACCGAGCCGGGGCGCCATTTGAAGCGTACCTGGTGTTCCGGTTTGTTGAATTCTTGCAGCAGGCGGTCGATCAGTTGCTTGCTTTGCTGGGGTGTCCAACCGATCACCGAGGGGTTCTGCGAGAAGTTGATGAACAGGCCGTCCTCACCGGTTTCCGGGTGGGTGCGCACCAGCGGGTGGGCGAGGATCGGGTAGTCGTAGCCGACCTTGTCCAGGGCCTTCTTGAAGTCGTGCACCACGTAGAGGTTGTCGATTTCGTCGCGCAGTTCATCCGGCAGCGCCCGGTAGACGGCGCCGGTGTCGGCCCACAGGGTGTCGCCGCCGACTTCCGGCAGATCCACCGCACGCAGTACCGCGCCGAGGGTGGGTTGCAGCAGCCAGCTGGTGTCGGTGTGCCAACGCCCGCTGGTGCGCGGGCCATAGAGCTTGCGCTCGTCCTGGGCTTCGATCAGGTGCGCCTGGGGGCGCGCCGGGTCGTTTTGCTGGGTGGTGGGGTGCACGTACAGCTCGCCGAATTCCTTGGCGAAGGCGATCTGCTGTTCGGTGCTGATGGCCTGGTCGCGAAAGAACAGCACCTTGTGCGTGAGCAACAGTTGGCGCAGTTCGTCGCGCAGGGCCGAGGTCAGCGGCCGGCGCAGGTCGATACCGGCGATTTCGGCGCCGATGGTGGGTTCCAGGCGGGTGATATGCAGGGTCATGCGGGTGTCCTCTCGTGTGTGGGTTCAGCCTCCGCCTGGAGAGGGGTCGGATGTAGGGCCTGCACCCGTGGTGGATGCAGGCGGGGTTGGGTGGATCAGATCACGTAGAAACCATGGGTGCCGTCGCGGGCCAGTTGGTCGACCAGGCCGAATTCCCAATCCAGGTACGCCTGCATGGCTTCCTTGGGGTTGTCGGTGCCTTCGTACGGGCGGCGGTAGCGGTCGATACGCGGCGAAGCCAGGTGGGTTTCACCTTCTTCCAGCGGTAACTGCGCGTTGATCCAGCCGGCCGTGCCGTCCTGCAGCAGGAACACTTGCTTGCCGGTGATGGCCTCGACCTCGGCCACCGCCAGACGCGCCAGTTGGCTGCTGCCGCAGGTCAGCACATGACGCTGCGCGGCAGGCACTTTGGCCAAGGCAGCGGGCAGTTGCGCACGCAGCGCCCACCAGGCACCGGGGATATGGCGTTTTACATAGTTGGCGCTGGCGGTGAAATCCAGCACCACGGTGTCGCCATGGCCCAGCCAGTCGGCGAGGGTGTGCGGGCTGATCAGCTCGGCCTGGGGCGGGGTGGGCACCGGGGCAACCCAGGCACCTTTTTCGCTGAAATGAGCCGCTTGCAAATCATCCAGTACATGCACTTCCCAGCCCAGTTGGGCCAGCCAGGAGGCGGACATATTGGCGCGCACGCCATCGTCATCCGCCAGCACCAGCCGCGCACCGCGTACGCTGGCGACATGGTCGGTTTCCTGCACCAGTTGACCGCCCGGCGTGGAGCGTGCGCCGGGCAGGTGGCCGGCTTCGAATTCTTCCGGGGTACGCACATCGAACAGGTAGGTGGTGCGCGTGGTTTGCTGCTGCCAGGCGTGCAGGTCGGCCAGGCTGGCGCGGCCAACACGGGCCTTGTCGGCGACGCGGCGCGCATCGACGGCGGCGATCTGGCGATGTTCCTCCGAGGTCGGTGCAAAGCGGCGCGACTGGCCGTGGGCGAGTTTCTGCCCGGCCAGGGTCCAGCCGATGGTGCCATTGCGCAGCGCCGAGACCGGGTTGGCCACGCCGGCATTGATCAGCGATTGGGTGCCGATAATGCTGCGGGTGCGCCCTGCGCAGTTGACGATGATGCGGGTGGCCGGGTCCGGCGCCAGTTCACGGGCGCGTAACACCAGTTCGGCACCGGGTACGCTGATGCCGGTGGGGATGCTCATGGTCTGGTATTCGTCGAAACGGCGGGCGTCGAGCACCACCACATCGGCCTGGCTGTCGAGCAGCGCTTGCACTTCTTCAGCCGCCAGCGATGGGGTGTGGCGCTCGCTTTCCACCAGTTCGCCGAAGGCTTTGCTCGGCACGTTGACGTCGATAAACAGCTCGCCACCGGCCTTGCGCCAACCCTCCAGCCCACCTTCAAGCAGGCTGACCTGGGTGTAGCCCAGTGCGATCAGGGTGTGCGCGGCGCGGGCGGCCAGGCCCTCACCGTTGTCGTAGACGACGACCTGGGTATCGCGCCGTGGAATGCGCGAATACACCTCCAGTTCCAGCTTGGACAGCGGGATATTTGCCGCGAACAGCGGGTGGGACTCGGCAAACGGCGCTTCTTCGCGCACGTCGACCAGGGCGACTTCTGCAGAGTCCAACAGGGCCTGGCGAATCAGGGCGAAGCGGGTAGTCGATACGGTGCTCATAGGGCAGGGCTCTTTTCTTTGGACAAATCCCAGATATTCGGGAGGTAGGCGTTGGAATAACCGGAGATAAACAGTTTCTCGCTGCCGTCGGGCTGGTACACCGCACGGCGCACCGCACCGATATTGGCGCCGTACACATGAATACTGATGGACACCTGGTCGCTGTGGGCATTGCTCACCTGGTGGATATCGCCGACCTTGGGCGACACCGCCTCAACCTGGCCCGGCACCAATTGAATCGGCTTGCCCTCGGCAACCAGACTGCCGTCGGGGGCGCGCTCGAAACCCTGGGAAAATTCCGCCCCGCGCAACATGCCGATCAAACCCCACACCCGGTGGTCGTGAATCGGTGTGCTTTGCCCCGGGCCCCACACAAAGCTGACGATGCTGAAGCGCTGGCGCGAATCGGCATGCAACAGGAACTGCTGGTAGCGCTCGGGGTCGGGTTGGGCAAATTCGTCGGGGAGCCAGTCATCATGGCTGACCAGTTGCGCCAGCAGCTTGCCGCCACGGTGCAACAGGTCGCCTTCGCGTGGATTGCCGTCGATCAATTCCGCCAGGGCGCCTATAAAGGCTCTGAGTCTCTCGGGGTGTCGGGCCTGGGTCATGGCACTTCCAATGTTCGGTGGTGATGGGTTTATCTAAGCATAATGTTTATAGTTAATATGCTATTTTTTAATGATTAGCTTATAGCCGAAGGTAATTTAGAACCGACCTGCATAGCGTTAGACGTTATCGATTGCAGCGCGGGCTATCCAGGCAGCGTTCCTGCAACTATGCTTCGCACACATCTTAATGACTGTTCTCTATGTGCGGCCCAAATGAAAATTGACGATATCGATGCCTTTGTCGAAGTGATTCGTTGCCAGTCCATCAGCCATGCCGCCGAGTCGTTGCAACTGACCCAGCCGGCGATTACCCGCCGCGTGCAGAACTTCGAGCAGGCGCTGGGGGTGGAGTTGTTCGACCGTAACACCAAGCCCCTCAAACCTACGCTGATCGGCACCCGCGTTTATGAGCAATGCCGGCTGATCCTGCGCGAGATGGACGCCCTGCGCGAACTGGTGGCCACCGATGCACCGCCGACCGGCCTGTTGCGCCTGGGCGTGCCGCAGACCATTGGCGATGTGGTGTTGCTGGATGCGCTCAAGCACCTGCGCACCGAATACCCTGACTTGCGCGCCCAGGTCGCCACCGGCTGGGGCAGCCAGCTGGTGGGCAAGATCGAGCGCGGCGAGCTGGATGCGGCGGCGGCGCTGTTCCCTGCGGGCAAGATCTTCCCGGATAACGTGGTCGGCGAGTCCATTGGCAAGATGGAATTGGTGGTGGTCTGCGCCAAGGCCCAGTTGCCGAAAAAGCCTTGCAAGCTGGCGGACGTGTACCAGAACGGTTGGATTCTGAACCCGGACGGCTGCGGTTTCCGTGCGGGTCTGCAGCGCACCTTGTCCGACCAGGGCCTGGCGCTGCGGGTGAATCTGGAAACCTTCGGTACCGAGCTGCAGTTGGGCCTGGTGGCTGACGGGCTGGGTCTGGGCCTGGTGCCACGGCCATTGCTGGAGCGCAGCGCCCACCGTGAACAACTGGCGGTGATGCCGCTCAAGGACTTCAAACCGGTGATGGACCTGTGGCTGATCTACCCACACTTCCTCGGCAACCTGCAGGGGCCGGTGGATGCCTTCGGCAAGCTGGTGGCGGCGTCGCTGCACAAGATCCGCAACGCGGCCTGAGGATCATAAAAAATATAATAATTAGCTTAGATTAAAATGTGCTTTTTATTATTTTTTTGCATCCCCTAGGCTTGCCTGGAAGTCCTTAAGGCCATCCAGGAAGTTTTGCCATGAGCAGCGTCACCTCGATCTCCAGTGTCTCCAGCAATGTTCGCCAGCGCGTCACTCCAGAAGAATGGGAAGTGCGCGTGAAACTGGCCGCCGCCTATCGCCTGGCGGCCTTGTACAAGTGGACCGACCATATCTACACCCATTTCTCCGCCCGCGTGCCGGG
The genomic region above belongs to Pseudomonas poae and contains:
- a CDS encoding TonB-dependent receptor, producing the protein MPPIRFQYCAAALSLLAVSLPAHAEAPDKTLGTVVVTGNRGNQARTIADSPSPIDVISAEQLQASGKVGLKELLARLLPSFNLPAINGGGTSWSVRGVTMRGLSGDQVLVLVNGKRRHNTALINNLARIGTAAVPVNLDLIPVSAIDHIEVLRDGASAQYGSDAIAGVINIILKENDSGGSAETSFGRYGAGDGDTVHQTVNYGLALPNDGFANLALDSKEQEPFNRTGSATGRLYGTAAAPDSRDQSVSRHGWNPSYGLGREKVTNASYNLELPLQDDLKFYSFSTASYMETTKVTGNYRPNEITSLAGDPNTPYPDGIHAQRRNRTKDFQVAGGFKGLVGGWDYDISSTWGEDDSTLNANNTLNPSLGPTSPTSFNLASQIFDQWTNNLDLSRTFDIGLSHPLQTAFGFEYRWEKYQIEAGDYASYTPGNYVLPSGPFAGQTPLPGLASYNGTSTADAGEISRSNVASYLDLGLDVTDRWYIGAAARYERYTQDIGSTWSGKLSTRFKLTPEFALRGTINNGFRAPSLAQTIYASSTFTSGGVVNGQQVSVPVKVLPVDTAEAQALGAEKLKPEKSLNYSLGFTYEPTPNYRLTTDLYQIGIRDRIVSTSLLGGHAVSQILVANGLSPGLYAQYYTNAVDTRTRGIDIINEYRQQLDQYGQVRWSLAYNWNQTRIEKLQDTPPALASLGSNYQIFDRRLQKDLTVATPQSKLILAANWKVTAYTLNLALTRFGSYTEGDNNPINDRKFSAKWISDVDAAYDISKHFTVALGANNLFNVYPDKKGIKDWGGAYEYGQFSPFGFGGAYYYTRLAYNF
- a CDS encoding rhodanese homology domain-containing protein produces the protein MSTVSTTRFALIRQALLDSAEVALVDVREEAPFAESHPLFAANIPLSKLELEVYSRIPRRDTQVVVYDNGEGLAARAAHTLIALGYTQVSLLEGGLEGWRKAGGELFIDVNVPSKAFGELVESERHTPSLAAEEVQALLDSQADVVVLDARRFDEYQTMSIPTGISVPGAELVLRARELAPDPATRIIVNCAGRTRSIIGTQSLINAGVANPVSALRNGTIGWTLAGQKLAHGQSRRFAPTSEEHRQIAAVDARRVADKARVGRASLADLHAWQQQTTRTTYLFDVRTPEEFEAGHLPGARSTPGGQLVQETDHVASVRGARLVLADDDGVRANMSASWLAQLGWEVHVLDDLQAAHFSEKGAWVAPVPTPPQAELISPHTLADWLGHGDTVVLDFTASANYVKRHIPGAWWALRAQLPAALAKVPAAQRHVLTCGSSQLARLAVAEVEAITGKQVFLLQDGTAGWINAQLPLEEGETHLASPRIDRYRRPYEGTDNPKEAMQAYLDWEFGLVDQLARDGTHGFYVI
- a CDS encoding TauD/TfdA family dioxygenase, which produces MTLHITRLEPTIGAEIAGIDLRRPLTSALRDELRQLLLTHKVLFFRDQAISTEQQIAFAKEFGELYVHPTTQQNDPARPQAHLIEAQDERKLYGPRTSGRWHTDTSWLLQPTLGAVLRAVDLPEVGGDTLWADTGAVYRALPDELRDEIDNLYVVHDFKKALDKVGYDYPILAHPLVRTHPETGEDGLFINFSQNPSVIGWTPQQSKQLIDRLLQEFNKPEHQVRFKWRPGSVAFWDNRSTLHYPVYNYGDYPRRMERVLIAYDDIPHRVRAANAA
- a CDS encoding LysR family transcriptional regulator; this translates as MKIDDIDAFVEVIRCQSISHAAESLQLTQPAITRRVQNFEQALGVELFDRNTKPLKPTLIGTRVYEQCRLILREMDALRELVATDAPPTGLLRLGVPQTIGDVVLLDALKHLRTEYPDLRAQVATGWGSQLVGKIERGELDAAAALFPAGKIFPDNVVGESIGKMELVVVCAKAQLPKKPCKLADVYQNGWILNPDGCGFRAGLQRTLSDQGLALRVNLETFGTELQLGLVADGLGLGLVPRPLLERSAHREQLAVMPLKDFKPVMDLWLIYPHFLGNLQGPVDAFGKLVAASLHKIRNAA
- a CDS encoding cysteine dioxygenase, producing the protein MTQARHPERLRAFIGALAELIDGNPREGDLLHRGGKLLAQLVSHDDWLPDEFAQPDPERYQQFLLHADSRQRFSIVSFVWGPGQSTPIHDHRVWGLIGMLRGAEFSQGFERAPDGSLVAEGKPIQLVPGQVEAVSPKVGDIHQVSNAHSDQVSISIHVYGANIGAVRRAVYQPDGSEKLFISGYSNAYLPNIWDLSKEKSPAL